The following coding sequences lie in one Xanthomonas hortorum pv. pelargonii genomic window:
- a CDS encoding DMT family transporter, protein MLKGVLLGFACYAAYSISDAFVKLLEGTLPVYEVLFLGALLMLVAVPFLKKPDDRLRELVMAKQPSLWLLRALTGAIGNLTSVIAFTTLPMAEAFALIFLMPIFVTVLSVVFLKEEVHWRRWSAVIVGFIGVLIVLRPGFRHLTHGHVAAIVCGLVGAISVITLRMAGHSEKRLTLYGAGVIGPLVMGGIMMLPTFVWPTLYQWYLLAGYGLLAGLAAICLMYATRMAPVSVVAPTQYSQMLWAIAFGYLLFHDHLDWPMAVGIALILGAGLFTLVREEQVSRWWRRTKIV, encoded by the coding sequence ATGCTGAAGGGTGTGTTGTTGGGGTTCGCCTGTTACGCGGCCTATTCGATCAGCGATGCGTTCGTGAAGCTGCTCGAAGGCACGTTGCCGGTCTACGAAGTGCTGTTTCTCGGCGCGTTGCTGATGCTGGTGGCGGTGCCGTTCTTGAAGAAGCCCGACGACCGCCTGCGCGAACTGGTGATGGCCAAGCAGCCCAGTCTGTGGCTGCTGCGTGCGCTTACCGGCGCGATCGGCAATCTGACCTCGGTGATTGCCTTTACCACCTTGCCGATGGCCGAGGCCTTCGCGCTGATCTTCTTGATGCCGATTTTCGTGACCGTGCTGTCGGTGGTGTTCCTCAAGGAAGAAGTGCATTGGCGGCGTTGGTCGGCGGTGATCGTGGGCTTCATCGGCGTGTTGATCGTGTTGCGCCCCGGCTTTCGCCATCTCACCCACGGGCATGTGGCGGCGATCGTCTGCGGCCTGGTGGGTGCGATCTCGGTGATCACCTTGCGCATGGCCGGTCATAGCGAGAAGCGTCTGACGCTCTATGGCGCCGGCGTGATCGGCCCGTTGGTGATGGGCGGGATCATGATGTTGCCGACCTTCGTCTGGCCCACGCTGTACCAGTGGTACTTGCTGGCAGGCTACGGCTTGCTTGCGGGTCTGGCGGCGATCTGCCTGATGTACGCCACGCGCATGGCGCCGGTGAGCGTGGTGGCGCCCACGCAATACAGCCAGATGTTGTGGGCAATCGCGTTCGGCTATCTGCTGTTTCACGACCATCTGGATTGGCCGATGGCGGTGGGCATCGCGTTGATTCTGGGCGCCGGTTTGTTCACGCTGGTACGCGAAGAACAGGTGTCGCGTTGGTGGCGACGGACCAAGATTGTTTGA
- a CDS encoding class I SAM-dependent methyltransferase translates to MPHYSGPLLILSDAQALLAARGNGLTQWTGSLDLGRSTGTAQLDAQTWQWRGRGYPYPGKLKERTLYFWDGDDFAPISRFSGALIKLVPTGWGAPTFEIDGIKMLPSAQLSPFDDARRKVALVDPRGKVVLDTCGGLGYFAACCLEADVAQLHSFEKNADVLWLRTLNPWSPDPDDDASGGRLQLTHADISQHVTTLADGSVDAILHDPPRFGIAGELYSQVFYDQLARVLRRGGRMFHYTGAPNKLTSGRDVPNEVSKRLSKAGFSTQLALDGVLATLPARR, encoded by the coding sequence GTGCCCCATTACTCCGGCCCACTACTCATTCTCTCCGATGCCCAAGCCCTGCTTGCCGCGCGCGGAAATGGTCTGACTCAATGGACCGGGTCGCTGGACCTGGGCCGCAGCACCGGCACTGCGCAACTGGATGCGCAGACCTGGCAGTGGCGCGGCAGGGGCTACCCGTATCCGGGCAAGCTCAAGGAGCGCACGCTGTATTTCTGGGACGGCGACGATTTTGCGCCGATCTCGCGTTTCAGTGGTGCGTTGATCAAACTGGTGCCGACCGGATGGGGCGCGCCCACCTTCGAGATCGACGGCATCAAGATGTTGCCGTCGGCGCAGTTGTCGCCGTTCGACGATGCGCGCCGCAAGGTGGCGCTGGTGGATCCGCGCGGCAAGGTCGTGCTGGATACCTGTGGTGGCCTGGGTTATTTCGCCGCCTGCTGCCTGGAGGCCGACGTGGCGCAACTGCACTCGTTCGAAAAGAACGCAGACGTGCTGTGGCTGCGCACCCTCAATCCGTGGTCGCCGGATCCGGACGACGATGCCAGCGGTGGGCGTCTGCAGCTGACACACGCCGATATCTCGCAGCACGTCACCACACTGGCCGACGGTTCGGTCGACGCCATCCTGCACGACCCGCCGCGCTTCGGCATTGCCGGCGAGCTGTATTCGCAGGTGTTCTACGACCAGCTGGCGCGGGTGCTGCGCCGCGGCGGGCGCATGTTCCATTACACCGGCGCGCCCAACAAACTCACCAGCGGCCGCGATGTTCCCAACGAAGTGAGCAAGCGTCTGAGCAAGGCTGGTTTCAGTACGCAACTCGCGTTGGACGGTGTGTTGGCGACGTTGCCTGCGCGACGCTGA
- a CDS encoding transporter substrate-binding domain-containing protein codes for MRYRALFAFLLTCGSAQAAEPASRLDAVLQSGVLRVCTTGDYLPYSLLRADGQFEGSDIALAQSLGASLGARVQFVRTSWPHLMPDLLADHCDIAVGGISVTLQRQRQASFSTVLDVDGKIPLVRCADQTRYRSMAQLNRPDVRVIEPPGGTNEAFARRELPRANLRLFADNTTIFQELVDQRADVMITDASEALYQQARLPALCAIAPEQPLQYGEKAFLLPRDDHAWKAYVDQWLHLSKASGEYTRIVDAWRTPRPESTTSP; via the coding sequence ATGCGTTATCGCGCTCTGTTCGCATTCCTGCTGACCTGCGGCAGCGCGCAGGCTGCCGAGCCTGCCTCACGTCTGGATGCAGTGCTGCAATCCGGCGTGCTGCGCGTGTGCACCACTGGCGACTATCTTCCTTATTCGTTGCTGCGCGCAGACGGGCAATTCGAAGGCAGCGACATCGCGCTGGCACAGTCGCTTGGCGCCAGCCTGGGCGCACGTGTGCAATTCGTACGCACCAGCTGGCCGCACCTGATGCCCGATCTACTCGCCGATCATTGCGACATTGCAGTCGGCGGCATCTCGGTGACCTTGCAGCGGCAACGCCAGGCCAGCTTCAGCACGGTGCTGGACGTGGACGGCAAGATCCCGCTGGTGCGCTGCGCCGACCAGACGCGTTACCGCAGCATGGCGCAACTCAATCGACCCGACGTCCGCGTGATCGAACCGCCCGGGGGCACCAACGAAGCCTTCGCGCGGCGCGAATTGCCGCGCGCGAACCTGCGCCTGTTCGCCGACAACACCACCATCTTTCAGGAGCTGGTGGACCAGCGTGCCGACGTGATGATCACCGATGCCTCCGAGGCGCTGTACCAGCAGGCACGCCTGCCCGCGCTATGCGCCATCGCGCCGGAGCAACCGCTGCAATACGGCGAAAAAGCCTTTCTGCTGCCGCGCGACGACCACGCATGGAAGGCCTATGTCGACCAATGGCTGCATTTGAGCAAGGCCAGCGGCGAGTACACGCGCATCGTCGATGCCTGGCGTACGCCGCGCCCGGAATCCACTACGTCACCGTAA
- a CDS encoding GGDEF domain-containing protein — MSLLAARWQRVLAGIALLLSSAVVWAQPQPWKAIESAAIDDPKAALQTAQTFLQQARSNGDADAQFWALLAQARILISLEDNDHRQLVLSQARTVLEQLHGNAAQAQLWLDTVQALSDVRENPNRGMVTRLEDLRQRAQALGRNDLLCEVEAVDMWSMLASSSSDEAWKAAQASYQCAVREHTLSLELDALTQLGSLASRVGGRMAEDSEAEDYLQHALTRLHGQPARFQRSLIEYEYEYEYEYEYEYGTSLAAQQPEAALLHFKRALALSRELGDQAGVAAALTSASEALSETGDANAALAMAREALPLMQKQGNFGRIAACHAVLLQALTVLKADSLGAEIVAARAADDPNLTLSRRAQLLDAIAQALAAEGRHDEAYQELQRANTLRAQSLDRQRDTVMLRLQARYEDARRGAETAELRRRSETAQLALQAREAGQRTLWIALCAACLLLLGALVVLAFGARHRRQLSRLAMRDELTGLPNRRAIRSEAQQQIEQALRSQISCMLALIDLDHFKLINDVHGHATGDAVLKALASASKLALRTQDRLGRLGGEEFLLVLPGCNAEEIPAVFARLRSAVAAIQIPGLPADQPVRFCMGAVSVTAATGLDVLLSQADLALYAAKTAGRDQWAVC, encoded by the coding sequence ATGAGCCTCCTTGCGGCACGCTGGCAACGGGTCTTGGCGGGGATCGCATTGCTGCTGAGCAGCGCGGTGGTGTGGGCGCAGCCGCAGCCGTGGAAGGCGATCGAATCGGCCGCAATCGACGACCCCAAGGCCGCGTTGCAGACCGCCCAGACCTTTTTGCAGCAGGCGCGCAGCAATGGCGACGCCGACGCGCAATTCTGGGCCTTGCTGGCGCAGGCGCGCATCCTGATCTCGCTGGAAGACAACGATCATCGCCAGCTGGTGCTCAGCCAGGCGCGTACCGTGTTGGAGCAATTGCATGGCAACGCCGCGCAGGCGCAGCTGTGGCTGGATACCGTGCAGGCACTGAGCGATGTGCGCGAGAATCCCAACCGCGGCATGGTGACGCGGCTGGAAGACCTGCGTCAGCGGGCGCAGGCACTGGGTCGCAACGATCTGCTGTGCGAAGTGGAAGCGGTCGACATGTGGAGCATGCTGGCCTCCAGCAGCAGCGATGAGGCATGGAAGGCGGCGCAGGCCAGCTACCAGTGTGCGGTACGCGAGCACACCTTGAGCCTGGAGCTGGACGCGTTGACCCAGCTGGGGTCGCTGGCCAGCCGTGTCGGCGGGCGCATGGCAGAAGACAGCGAAGCCGAAGATTATCTGCAGCATGCCTTGACGCGCCTGCACGGCCAGCCGGCACGCTTCCAGCGCAGCCTGATCGAATACGAATACGAATACGAATACGAGTACGAGTACGAGTACGGCACGTCGCTGGCCGCGCAGCAACCCGAGGCCGCCTTGCTGCACTTCAAGCGCGCGCTGGCGCTCAGCCGCGAGCTCGGCGATCAGGCCGGCGTGGCCGCAGCACTGACCAGCGCCAGCGAAGCCCTGAGCGAAACCGGCGATGCGAATGCGGCACTGGCAATGGCGCGCGAGGCACTGCCGCTGATGCAGAAACAGGGCAACTTTGGCCGTATCGCCGCGTGTCATGCGGTGTTGCTGCAGGCATTGACGGTGTTGAAGGCAGACAGCCTGGGGGCCGAGATCGTCGCGGCCAGGGCGGCGGACGACCCTAACCTGACCTTGAGCCGGCGTGCGCAACTGCTCGATGCCATTGCCCAGGCGCTGGCAGCGGAAGGCCGCCATGACGAGGCATACCAGGAACTGCAACGCGCCAACACGCTGCGCGCGCAAAGCCTGGACCGCCAACGCGACACCGTGATGCTGCGCTTGCAGGCGCGCTACGAAGATGCCCGCCGTGGCGCCGAAACCGCCGAGCTACGCCGCCGCAGCGAGACCGCGCAACTGGCCTTGCAGGCGCGCGAAGCCGGCCAACGCACGCTATGGATCGCGCTATGTGCGGCCTGCCTGCTGTTGCTGGGCGCCTTGGTGGTGCTGGCCTTCGGTGCGCGCCATCGCCGTCAGCTGTCGCGTCTGGCGATGCGCGACGAACTCACCGGCCTGCCCAATCGCCGCGCCATTCGTTCCGAGGCGCAACAGCAGATCGAGCAAGCGTTGCGCTCGCAGATCTCATGCATGCTGGCGTTGATCGATCTGGATCACTTCAAGCTGATCAACGATGTACACGGCCACGCCACCGGCGATGCGGTGCTCAAGGCGCTTGCCAGCGCCTCGAAGCTGGCCTTGCGCACGCAGGATCGCCTGGGCCGGCTGGGCGGCGAAGAATTCCTGCTGGTATTGCCGGGCTGCAACGCGGAAGAAATTCCTGCGGTGTTTGCGCGCCTGCGCAGCGCCGTGGCCGCCATCCAGATTCCCGGCCTGCCGGCAGACCAGCCTGTGCGGTTCTGCATGGGCGCGGTCAGTGTCACCGCTGCCACCGGCCTGGACGTGCTGCTGAGCCAGGCCGACCTTGCGTTGTATGCAGCCAAGACTGCAGGGCGCGATCAATGGGCGGTGTGCTGA
- a CDS encoding arabinan endo-1,5-alpha-L-arabinosidase → MSLRHGAIVSLLAIVASVIGLHGAPAQAAVGPGVVSGDTIVHDPSMLKLGDGRYYIYATTGVVTSTDRTKFSNAGAIFSTTPSWVRSYNADNQVWAPDVSFHGGNYLMYYTASKFATNTSAIGFASSSTGKPGSWKDQGIVYTSKSSDDYNAIDGNLVVDGGGKWWLAFGSFWSGIKLIQLDPGTGKQLSSNTARYSLASRPYPGAVEAPFIQQANGWYYLFVSFDACCKGASSTYKIAVGRARSVTGPYLDRAGVDMRNGGGTVIQSGLGSMHGPGGQSVFRDGDGDILVYHYYDDRGDARLGINRLSYDGSAWPVVQ, encoded by the coding sequence ATGTCGCTGCGCCATGGCGCGATCGTATCGCTGCTTGCCATCGTCGCCAGTGTGATTGGCTTGCACGGCGCACCCGCGCAAGCGGCAGTGGGGCCGGGCGTGGTGAGCGGCGACACCATCGTGCACGATCCGTCGATGCTCAAGCTCGGTGATGGGCGTTACTACATCTATGCCACCACCGGCGTGGTCACCAGTACCGACCGGACGAAATTCAGCAATGCGGGTGCGATCTTCAGCACCACACCGAGTTGGGTGCGCAGCTACAACGCAGACAATCAGGTGTGGGCGCCGGATGTGTCCTTCCACGGCGGCAATTATCTGATGTATTACACCGCGTCCAAATTCGCCACCAACACCTCGGCGATTGGCTTTGCCAGCAGCAGCACCGGCAAGCCTGGATCATGGAAGGATCAAGGCATTGTCTACACGTCAAAGAGCAGCGACGATTACAACGCCATCGACGGCAATCTGGTGGTGGATGGCGGCGGCAAATGGTGGTTGGCGTTCGGTTCGTTCTGGTCGGGGATCAAGCTGATCCAGCTCGATCCCGGCACCGGCAAGCAGCTGTCCAGCAATACGGCGCGCTACAGCCTGGCGAGCCGGCCGTATCCAGGTGCGGTGGAAGCGCCTTTCATCCAGCAGGCCAATGGCTGGTACTACCTGTTCGTGTCGTTCGATGCGTGCTGCAAGGGCGCCAGCAGCACCTACAAGATTGCAGTGGGGCGTGCGCGCTCGGTGACCGGGCCGTATCTGGATCGCGCCGGTGTGGACATGCGCAACGGTGGCGGCACGGTGATCCAGTCCGGGTTGGGCAGCATGCATGGGCCGGGCGGGCAATCGGTGTTTCGCGATGGCGATGGCGACATTCTTGTCTACCACTACTACGACGATCGCGGCGATGCGCGCCTGGGCATCAACCGGCTGAGTTACGACGGCAGTGCGTGGCCGGTGGTGCAGTAG
- a CDS encoding AIM24 family protein, which yields MAVRTLNEFLAHSKEKDVSPDPFELENPHLLEVRLNGMVWSKAGAMVARTGNVKFTREGLLEQGLGNLLKKAVSGEGMQLMKAEGQGRVYLADLGKLVTLLRLNGEAIFVNGNDVLAFESGVEHKITMMRKVAGMLSGGLFNVRLSGHGIVAITSHYEPLTLPVTAASGPVFTDPNATVAWSGTLTPELVADVSIGTLFGRGSGETLQMRFAGEGWVVVQPYEEASFQAKG from the coding sequence ATGGCCGTACGCACGCTCAACGAATTTCTCGCCCATTCCAAGGAAAAGGACGTCAGCCCCGATCCGTTCGAACTGGAAAACCCGCACCTGCTGGAAGTGCGCCTCAACGGCATGGTGTGGTCCAAGGCCGGCGCCATGGTCGCGCGCACCGGCAACGTCAAGTTCACCCGCGAAGGACTGCTGGAACAGGGTCTGGGCAACCTGCTGAAAAAGGCCGTCAGCGGCGAAGGCATGCAGCTGATGAAGGCCGAAGGCCAGGGCCGGGTGTATCTGGCCGACCTCGGCAAGCTGGTGACGCTGCTGCGTTTGAATGGCGAGGCGATCTTCGTCAACGGCAACGACGTGCTGGCGTTCGAATCCGGTGTCGAGCACAAGATCACCATGATGCGTAAAGTGGCCGGCATGCTGTCCGGCGGCCTGTTCAACGTGCGCCTGAGCGGCCACGGCATCGTGGCGATCACCTCGCACTACGAGCCGCTGACCCTGCCGGTCACCGCCGCCAGCGGCCCGGTGTTCACCGACCCGAATGCCACGGTGGCCTGGTCGGGCACGCTGACCCCGGAGCTGGTGGCCGACGTCTCGATCGGCACCCTGTTCGGGCGCGGCTCGGGAGAAACCCTGCAAATGCGCTTCGCCGGCGAAGGCTGGGTGGTGGTGCAGCCGTACGAAGAGGCCAGCTTCCAGGCCAAGGGCTGA
- the cycA gene encoding D-serine/D-alanine/glycine transporter yields MSDPSAPDHLQRSLSNRHLQLIAIGGAIGTGLFMGSGKTISLAGPSILFVYLIIGAMLFFVMRAMGELLLSNLEYKSFIDFSTDLLGPWAGFFCGWTYWFCWIITAIADVIAIAAYAQFWFPGLAPWIPAILCVLLLLSLNLVTVKLFGEMEFWFALIKIIAIAALIITGAGLVAWGFRSPSGNVASLSNLWNDGGMFPMGIGGFFAGFQIAVFAFVGIELVGTTAAETADPRRNLPKAINSIPVRILIFYVLALIAIMAVTPWRQVVADKSPFVELFVLAGVPAAASLINFVVLTSATSSANSGIFSTSRMLYGLAEEQHAPKGFAKLSRAAVPARGLLFSCVCLLLGAMLVYLIPNLVTAFTLVTTLSAVLFMFVWSLILCAYIAYRRKRPEQHAASAFKMPGGVLMCYVCLAFFAFVIVLLTLQADTRQALLASPVWFLLLAIGYAVKRKQTRTG; encoded by the coding sequence ATGTCTGACCCGTCCGCGCCCGATCATCTGCAACGCAGTCTCTCCAATCGTCACCTGCAGCTGATCGCCATCGGTGGCGCGATCGGCACCGGGCTGTTCATGGGCTCGGGCAAGACCATCAGTCTGGCTGGCCCGTCGATCCTGTTCGTCTATCTGATCATCGGCGCGATGCTGTTCTTCGTGATGCGCGCGATGGGCGAGCTGCTGCTGTCCAACCTGGAGTACAAGTCGTTCATCGACTTTTCCACCGATCTGCTCGGGCCCTGGGCCGGGTTCTTCTGCGGCTGGACGTACTGGTTCTGCTGGATCATCACCGCCATCGCCGATGTCATCGCGATTGCGGCGTATGCGCAGTTCTGGTTTCCGGGATTGGCGCCGTGGATTCCGGCCATTCTCTGCGTGCTGTTGCTGCTGAGCCTGAACCTGGTGACGGTGAAGTTGTTCGGCGAGATGGAATTCTGGTTCGCGTTGATCAAGATCATCGCTATTGCCGCGCTGATCATCACCGGGGCCGGGCTGGTGGCGTGGGGCTTCCGCTCGCCGTCGGGCAATGTGGCCTCGTTGTCGAACCTGTGGAACGACGGCGGCATGTTCCCGATGGGCATTGGCGGGTTCTTCGCCGGTTTTCAGATCGCGGTGTTCGCCTTCGTCGGCATCGAGCTGGTGGGCACCACCGCGGCGGAGACTGCAGACCCGCGCCGCAACCTGCCCAAGGCGATCAACTCGATCCCGGTACGCATCCTGATTTTCTACGTGCTGGCGCTGATCGCGATCATGGCGGTGACGCCGTGGCGGCAGGTGGTGGCCGACAAGAGCCCGTTCGTGGAGTTGTTCGTGCTGGCCGGCGTGCCGGCTGCGGCCAGCCTGATCAACTTCGTGGTGCTGACCTCGGCCACCTCGTCGGCCAATAGCGGCATCTTCTCCACCAGCCGCATGCTCTACGGCCTGGCCGAAGAGCAGCATGCGCCGAAGGGCTTCGCCAAGCTCTCGCGTGCAGCGGTGCCGGCGCGCGGGCTGCTGTTCTCCTGCGTGTGCCTGTTGCTGGGCGCGATGCTGGTGTATCTGATTCCCAACCTGGTCACTGCGTTCACGCTGGTCACCACCTTGTCGGCGGTGCTCTTCATGTTCGTGTGGTCGCTGATCCTGTGTGCCTATATCGCCTATCGGCGCAAGCGCCCGGAGCAGCACGCGGCCTCGGCGTTCAAGATGCCCGGTGGCGTGTTGATGTGCTACGTGTGCCTGGCGTTTTTCGCCTTCGTCATTGTGCTGCTGACCTTGCAGGCCGACACGCGCCAGGCTTTGCTGGCCAGCCCGGTGTGGTTCCTGCTGCTGGCGATCGGGTATGCGGTGAAGCGGAAGCAGACGCGCACAGGCTAA
- a CDS encoding expansin EXLX1 family cellulose-binding protein encodes MYSRSHLLLAMTLLVPVSALAVQVDAHGQLIDARGQALQLRGVTWPGFDRAALVAAGLRNNTLQQTLDQMQAADINALRVPICAATLQAKPVAAADVAGDPALRGLTSLQLLDAVVRASTQRGMQVLLAFADGGCNDSAPQLGTQQQAWTNGLTTLAARYGTTTGVIGIDLGSSGYRNATWAGSSADADWNRIASRAAATVLKQAPRWVVGVEGVGNNALCSDSARKAPGSNLQPLACVPLRIPAKQLVLMPKLAGPDRDAADAFAAADFPRGLPASWQRDFGTFAADYAVLPVSIGGGLGDGDPRDPAWQQALSGYLASTGMRSAFLGSWEIGNANNGGLLASDSSPRSDKLQILHQAWGLAATTSVSASAKSARTADASNATTWNSTFSGTATYTGSGYSGGAVLLDPIPSTAFITALNPTQMNFDGVKAALAGAYLEVTGPKGKTVVYVTDLYPDGASGGLDLSPNAFAAIGDTVQGRIPISWKIVRAPITGNVQYRIKEGSSRWWAAIQVRNHAYPVVKFEVKQGSTWKSLQKMDYNHFLGEQLGNQPLSIRITDIRGKAIVDTIPGLPEDGNKPVYFEPGNVQFP; translated from the coding sequence ATGTACTCACGCTCCCATCTATTGCTGGCCATGACGTTGCTGGTCCCGGTCTCCGCATTGGCCGTGCAGGTCGATGCACACGGGCAACTGATCGACGCGCGCGGTCAGGCGCTGCAACTGCGCGGCGTGACCTGGCCAGGCTTCGATCGCGCTGCGCTGGTTGCAGCGGGTCTGCGCAACAACACGCTGCAACAGACGCTGGATCAGATGCAGGCAGCCGATATCAATGCGCTGCGTGTGCCGATCTGCGCGGCGACGCTGCAAGCCAAGCCCGTCGCTGCGGCCGATGTCGCAGGCGACCCCGCACTGCGCGGCCTGACTTCGTTGCAGCTGCTCGATGCGGTCGTGCGCGCCAGCACCCAACGCGGCATGCAGGTCCTGCTCGCATTTGCCGATGGCGGGTGCAATGACTCCGCACCGCAGCTGGGCACGCAGCAGCAAGCCTGGACGAACGGCTTGACCACGCTCGCCGCCCGCTACGGCACCACCACCGGTGTGATCGGCATTGATCTGGGCAGCAGCGGTTACCGCAATGCCACCTGGGCAGGAAGCAGCGCAGACGCCGACTGGAATCGCATCGCCTCGCGCGCGGCGGCCACCGTCCTCAAACAGGCACCACGCTGGGTGGTGGGCGTGGAAGGCGTGGGCAACAACGCGCTCTGCAGCGACTCCGCGCGCAAGGCGCCCGGCAGCAATCTGCAGCCGCTTGCCTGCGTGCCATTGCGCATCCCAGCCAAGCAACTGGTGTTGATGCCCAAACTGGCGGGGCCGGATCGCGATGCGGCAGATGCCTTCGCAGCGGCCGACTTTCCACGCGGTCTGCCAGCGAGCTGGCAACGCGACTTCGGCACGTTTGCCGCAGACTATGCGGTACTGCCGGTGAGCATTGGTGGCGGCCTGGGCGATGGCGACCCGCGCGATCCCGCATGGCAACAGGCATTGAGCGGCTATCTGGCAAGCACCGGCATGCGCAGTGCCTTTCTAGGCAGCTGGGAAATAGGCAATGCCAACAATGGCGGCCTGCTCGCCAGCGATAGCAGCCCGCGCAGCGACAAGCTGCAGATCCTGCATCAAGCATGGGGCTTGGCAGCAACCACCTCCGTCAGCGCATCAGCAAAAAGCGCCAGGACCGCCGACGCGAGCAATGCGACCACCTGGAACAGCACCTTCAGTGGCACAGCGACCTACACCGGCTCCGGCTATTCCGGCGGTGCAGTCCTGCTGGACCCGATTCCCAGCACCGCGTTCATCACCGCACTCAACCCGACCCAGATGAACTTTGATGGGGTCAAGGCCGCGCTTGCCGGCGCCTATCTGGAAGTGACCGGCCCCAAGGGCAAGACCGTCGTCTATGTCACCGACCTCTATCCGGACGGCGCATCCGGCGGCCTGGACTTATCACCGAATGCCTTTGCTGCAATCGGCGACACGGTGCAAGGGCGCATCCCGATCAGCTGGAAAATCGTACGCGCACCCATCACCGGCAACGTGCAATACCGCATCAAGGAAGGCAGCTCACGCTGGTGGGCGGCGATCCAGGTGCGTAACCACGCCTACCCGGTCGTCAAGTTCGAAGTAAAACAAGGCAGCACCTGGAAGAGCTTGCAGAAGATGGACTACAACCACTTCCTCGGTGAGCAACTGGGCAACCAACCGCTGTCCATCCGCATCACCGACATCCGCGGCAAGGCCATCGTCGATACCATTCCCGGGCTGCCCGAAGACGGCAACAAGCCGGTGTATTTCGAACCGGGCAACGTGCAATTCCCCTGA
- a CDS encoding CorA family divalent cation transporter, whose protein sequence is MITTHPIAGTQHTQGSWVDLCQPSAQELAQAAEKVGFALPDRAAIGEIEFSSRVRRQGDVLFLNVPRFQDDDGPTAPLGFAVSPTMLVTLREQRLGSLEAVAARLEHEPCHSADDLLLRMFDQLVGRLADRLESLEAEVTDTTRLVFDNPHKTKDLERMLHQVGGMGRRLGGLHNAGQGMLRLVSYLDGTAPDWFGDDAAKRIALLHQDLTTLSEFQQHMDDRIEFLLDSVLGMINMDQNNVMKVMAVASVVGIPPTVLVGIWGMNFAYMPELKWHDAYFWALGVIVLSMVVPLVWFRKRGWV, encoded by the coding sequence ATGATCACGACGCACCCGATTGCCGGAACGCAGCACACGCAAGGTTCCTGGGTCGACCTGTGCCAACCCAGCGCACAGGAGCTGGCGCAGGCTGCAGAAAAGGTGGGGTTTGCGCTGCCGGATCGCGCGGCGATCGGCGAGATCGAATTCAGCAGCCGGGTGCGGCGCCAGGGCGATGTGCTGTTTCTCAACGTGCCGCGCTTTCAGGACGACGATGGCCCGACCGCGCCGCTGGGCTTTGCGGTGTCGCCGACCATGTTGGTCACCTTGCGCGAGCAGCGCTTGGGCTCGCTGGAGGCGGTGGCCGCGCGGCTTGAACACGAGCCCTGCCACAGCGCCGACGATTTGTTGCTGCGCATGTTCGACCAGTTGGTGGGCCGCCTGGCAGACCGGCTGGAATCGCTGGAAGCCGAGGTCACCGACACCACCCGGCTGGTGTTCGACAACCCGCACAAGACCAAGGACCTGGAGCGCATGTTGCATCAGGTCGGTGGCATGGGCCGGCGCCTGGGCGGGCTGCACAATGCCGGGCAAGGCATGCTGCGCCTGGTCAGCTATCTGGATGGCACAGCGCCGGACTGGTTCGGCGACGACGCGGCCAAACGCATCGCATTGCTGCACCAGGATCTGACCACCTTGAGCGAATTTCAGCAGCACATGGACGACCGCATCGAGTTCCTGCTCGACAGTGTGCTGGGCATGATCAACATGGACCAGAACAACGTCATGAAGGTGATGGCCGTGGCGTCGGTGGTCGGCATCCCGCCCACCGTGCTGGTCGGCATCTGGGGCATGAATTTCGCCTACATGCCCGAGCTCAAATGGCACGACGCCTATTTTTGGGCGCTGGGCGTGATCGTGCTGAGCATGGTGGTGCCGCTGGTGTGGTTCCGCAAACGCGGATGGGTGTAA